A single window of Vespula pensylvanica isolate Volc-1 chromosome 23, ASM1446617v1, whole genome shotgun sequence DNA harbors:
- the LOC122636657 gene encoding sister chromatid cohesion protein PDS5 homolog B isoform X1, producing the protein MSEIVYPQGCRSVTEDLGPDELIRRLKTLAHTLQAMGQDEGMYQQYIPLALHLAEEHFLMHQSKDVQLLIACCIADVLRVYAPEAPYKDADQVKTIFLFLIKQLAGLKDPKDPAFKRYFYLLENLAYVKSFNMCFELEDCQEIFCALFSLMFRIVNDEHSGKVKSFMLDVLCPLITESDIVSNELLDIILMNIVEPNKTQKKNAYLLAKELVIKCSDTLEPYIQAFFNHVLILGKEEKSLQICKKVYDLIYELNHICPSVLLSVLPQLECKLKSSSETERLGAVALLARMFSEKGSQLAVQHTQLWRAFLGRFNDISVSIRIKCVQYSMHFLLNHPELRKDITDTLKLRQHDADESVRYEVVMAIVTTARRDFEVVSDSEDLLEFVKERTLDKKFKIRKEAMAGLAMIYKKHLNDSDVPQATKKAVTWIKDKILHGYYMASMEDRLLVERLLNTCLVPYQLPAEERMKKLYHLLGTIDDHASKAFVELQKHQLAVRRAVVEWLEIIKRPEATNELMTKIHQISRFLPDPMKVQEFLQKFNGHMKKDSALLQGMETIVQPNVSCKECADTISLVLKKLGQPVMTNLYYNTIKMLLERVSSVMIDEEAIRVLIGYVLDCLKGGNVIEEVGLNPNNAGEKGLRLLVMLSFVFGPHFLHNDILMQLVHLLELEDEMVGPLVLSIFTFLGKYKPLCEVAPDIMNLMVPICKNFAETGTPKQAKQAVRCLFVNMTNIHDKIFPEIIERIKMTLTPTSEFYRTSIVTLGHIAYNLPDKYQVQIKNMVSRKIVKELLVKESSEQTADTIDGEWCREDQLPEETRCRLEGLKCMARWLLGLKTDVLSAQKTFRMLNAFVVNKGDLLQQGRLSKAEMSWLRLQAGCSMLKICEQKGVGDQFTAEQFYNLSQLMVDEVPQVREAFGSKLHKGLGRGIPNKCLPLDFMGYYALAGKEQDKRLKCLLKTYMQTDINKRRDYVKTLSLGTVERAMGKRLNSQLPHILPDYMLVFAVPILAHDPEFTSHLIVSQLKVIQQCLWFILEPLITKNEYYCYGFYKNLIERMKSHKDALKPEDNNMNYKLWAVCDLAMNVIYTKTTNFDMKEFPSETRIPTMYFKRTDELANTKNYLPAEMQINMTSTKGKGSLHNVHTVSERPQRRAKSKQQKEVGIGPNETDARLQIGEVECIDAQPAEASETRIQLPGLEEEIEEPPAKRALRESDKVNK; encoded by the exons ATGTCAGAAATTGTTTACCCTCAAGGGTGTAGATCTGTTACTGAAGATCTAGGCCCAGATGAATTGATCAGAAGACTTAAG ACATTGGCTCATACGTTACAAGCTATGGGTCAAGATGAAGGAATGTATCAACAATATATTCCATTAGCTTTGCATTTAGCAgaagaacattttttaatgcATCAAAGTAAAGATGTTCAATTGTTAATTGCATGCTGTATTGCAGACGTATTAAGAGTTTATGCTCCTGAAGCACCTTATAAAGATGCAGATCAG GTGAaaacaatctttttatttttaatcaaacaaCTAGCTGGTTTAAAAGATCCTAAAGATCCAGctttcaaaagatatttttatcttcttgaaAATTTAGCATATGTCAAGTCATTTAACATGTGTTTTGAACTTGAAGACTGTCAAGAAATTTTCTGtgcacttttctctcttatgttTAGAATAGTCAA TGATGAACATTCTGGAAAAGTTAAAAGCTTTATGTTGGATGTCCTCTGTCCACTTATTACTGAATCAGATATTGTCAGTAatgaattattagatattatacttATGAATATTGTAGAACCAAACAAAACTCAGAAAAAGAATGCATATTTACTTGCTAAAGAATTAGTAATTAAATGCAGTGATACATTGGAACCATATATTCAAGCA TTTTTCAATCATGTGTTGATCttgggaaaagaagaaaaaagtttacaaatttgtaaaaaagtttATGACTTGATTTATGAGTTAAATCATATCTGTCCAAGCGTCTTGTTGTCCGTCCTTCCACAATTagaatgtaaattaaaatcttCATCGGAAACAGAAAGATTAGGTGCAGTAGCACTATTGGCAAGAATGTTTTCAGAAAAAGGATCTCAATTAGCTGTTCAACATACACAATTATGGAGAGCATTCTTGGGAAGATTTAATGACATAAGTGTTTCCATTCGTATTAAATGTGTCCAGTATTcaatgcattttttattaaatcatccAGAACTTAGGAAGGATATAACTGATACTTTGAAATTAAGACAACATGACGCTGATGAAAGTGTTAGATATGAAGTAGTTATGGCTATAGTAACAACTGCTAGGAGAGATTTTGAAGTTGTCTCAGATAGCGAAGATTTGCTtgaatttgtaaaagaaagaactctGGATAAGAAG tttaaaattagaaaagaagcAATGGCAGGTCTTGCTATGATATATAAGAAACACCTGAATGACTCAGACGTGCCACAGGCTACAAAAAAGGCCGTTACTTggataaaagacaaaatattGCATGGTTATTATATGGCAAGTATGGAGGACAGATTATTGGTAGAAAGACTATTAAACACATGCTTAGTTCCCTATCAGTTACCAGCagaggaaagaatgaaaaagttatATCATTTACTTGGTACAATTGATGATCATGCATCTAAAGCTTTTGTAGAATTGCAAAAACATCAACTCGC TGTCAGAAGAGCTGTTGTTGAATGgttagaaattataaaacgacCAGAAGCTACAAACGAATTAATGACAAAGATTCATCAAATTTCACGTTTTTTGCCTGATCCCATGAAGGTACaggaatttttacaaaaattcaaTGGACACATGAAAAAAGATTCAGCATTGTTACAAGGCATGGAAACAATTGTTCAGCCTAATGTTTCCTGCAAAGAGTGTGCTGATACAATAAGTttagttttgaaaaaattggGTCAACCAGTAatgacaaatttatattataatacaataaagatGTTATTGGAAAGAGTGAGCTCTGTTATGATCGATGAAGAAGCAATCAGG GTTTTAATAGGATATGTATTAGATTGTTTAAAGGGAGGTAATGTAATTGAAGAAGTTGGTTTGAATCCAAATAACGCTGGTGAAAAGGGCTTAAGACTGCTAGTT ATGTTGTCTTTCGTATTTGGCCCACATTTTCTTCATAATGATATCTTAATGCAATTGGTACATCTTTTAGAATTAGAGGATGAGATGGTAGGACCACTTGTCCTATCAATCTTTACATTTTTAGGAAAATATAAACCTTTATGCGAGGTAGCACCTGATATTATGAATCTTATGGTACCAATCTGCAAAAACTTTGCTGAAACAGGGACTCCAAAACAAGCGAAACAAGCTGTTAGGTGTTTGTTTGTTAATATGACCAATATtcacgataaaatttttccagaaatcattgaaagaattaaaatgacATTGACACCCACATCAGAATTTTATCGAACTTCTATAGTTACATTAGGTCATATAGCATATAATTTGCCAGATAAATATcaagtacaaataaaaaatatggtaTCCagaaaa aTTGTTAAAGAACTGCTTGTAAAAGAAAGTAGTGAACAAACAGCTGATACTATTGATGGAGAGTGGTGCCGTGAAGATCAGCTTCCTGAAGAAACACGTTGCCGATTAGAAGGTTTGAAGTGCATGGCACGTTGGTTGTTGGGTTTGAAAACTGACGTTTTGTCTGCACAGAAAACGTTTAGGATGTTGAATGCATTTGTTGTAAATAAGGGTGATCTTTTACAACAAGGACGTTTAAGTAAAGCTGAGATGAGTTGGTTACGTTTACAGGCTGGTTGTTCaatgttaaaaatttgtgAACAGAAAGGGGTTGGCGATCAATTCACAGcagaacaattttataatctttctcAACTTATGGTG gATGAAGTTCCTCAAGTTAGGGAAGCCTTTGGTAGTAAATTACATAAAGGACTTGGTAGAGGAATACCAAACAAATGTTTACCATTAGACTTTATGGGATATTATGCTTTGGCAGGCAAAGAGCAAGATAAAAGATTGAAATGTTTATTGAAAACATATATGCAAACtgatataaacaaaagaagGGATTACGTTAAAACGTTGTCATTGGGTACTGTAGAACGGGCCATGGGTAAGAGACTAAATA GTCAACTACCACACATTTTGCCCGATTATATGTTAGTTTTTGCAGTTCCCATTCTAGCACATGATCCTGAATTTACAAGTCACCTAATAGTTAGTCAGTTAAAAGTCATACAACAATGTCTATGGTTTATACTTGAGCCACTCATTACaaagaatgaatattattgttatggGTTTTATAAAAACCTTATAGAGCGTATGAAAAGTCATAAAGATGCATTGAAACCAGAAGACAACAATATGAATTAT AAATTGTGGGCAGTATGTGATTTAGCTATGAACGTGATATACACTAAAACAACTAATTTTGATATGAAAGAATTTCCAAGTGAAACACGCATACCTACGATGTACTTTAAACGAACGGATGAATTAgctaatacaaaaaattatctacCAGCAGAAATGCAAATAAACATGACCAGTACTAAGGGAAAAGGTTCATTACATAATGTACACACAGTAAGCGAAAGACCGCAGCGTAGAGCTAAATctaaacaacaaaaagaagttGGCATTGGTCCCAATGAGACAGATGCAAGG
- the LOC122636657 gene encoding sister chromatid cohesion protein PDS5 homolog B isoform X3, with the protein MSEIVYPQGCRSVTEDLGPDELIRRLKTLAHTLQAMGQDEGMYQQYIPLALHLAEEHFLMHQSKDVQLLIACCIADVLRVYAPEAPYKDADQVKTIFLFLIKQLAGLKDPKDPAFKRYFYLLENLAYVKSFNMCFELEDCQEIFCALFSLMFRIVNDEHSGKVKSFMLDVLCPLITESDIVSNELLDIILMNIVEPNKTQKKNAYLLAKELVIKCSDTLEPYIQAFFNHVLILGKEEKSLQICKKVYDLIYELNHICPSVLLSVLPQLECKLKSSSETERLGAVALLARMFSEKGSQLAVQHTQLWRAFLGRFNDISVSIRIKCVQYSMHFLLNHPELRKDITDTLKLRQHDADESVRYEVVMAIVTTARRDFEVVSDSEDLLEFVKERTLDKKFKIRKEAMAGLAMIYKKHLNDSDVPQATKKAVTWIKDKILHGYYMASMEDRLLVERLLNTCLVPYQLPAEERMKKLYHLLGTIDDHASKAFVELQKHQLAVRRAVVEWLEIIKRPEATNELMTKIHQISRFLPDPMKVQEFLQKFNGHMKKDSALLQGMETIVQPNVSCKECADTISLVLKKLGQPVMTNLYYNTIKMLLERVSSVMIDEEAIRVLIGYVLDCLKGGNVIEEVGLNPNNAGEKGLRLLVMLSFVFGPHFLHNDILMQLVHLLELEDEMVGPLVLSIFTFLGKYKPLCEVAPDIMNLMVPICKNFAETGTPKQAKQAVRCLFVNMTNIHDKIFPEIIERIKMTLTPTSEFYRTSIVTLGHIAYNLPDKYQVQIKNMVSRKIVKELLVKESSEQTADTIDGEWCREDQLPEETRCRLEGLKCMARWLLGLKTDVLSAQKTFRMLNAFVVNKGDLLQQGRLSKAEMSWLRLQAGCSMLKICEQKGVGDQFTAEQFYNLSQLMVDEVPQVREAFGSKLHKGLGRGIPNKCLPLDFMGYYALAGKEQDKRLKCLLKTYMQTDINKRRDYVKTLSLGTVERAMGKRLNSQLPHILPDYMLVFAVPILAHDPEFTSHLIVSQLKVIQQCLWFILEPLITKNEYYCYGFYKNLIERMKSHKDALKPEDNNMNYKLWAVCDLAMNVIYTKTTNFDMKEFPSETRIPTMYFKRTDELANTKNYLPAEMQINMTSTKGKGSLHNVHTVSERPQRRAKSKQQKEVGIGPNETDARPAEASETRIQLPGLEEEIEEPPAKRALRESDKVNK; encoded by the exons ATGTCAGAAATTGTTTACCCTCAAGGGTGTAGATCTGTTACTGAAGATCTAGGCCCAGATGAATTGATCAGAAGACTTAAG ACATTGGCTCATACGTTACAAGCTATGGGTCAAGATGAAGGAATGTATCAACAATATATTCCATTAGCTTTGCATTTAGCAgaagaacattttttaatgcATCAAAGTAAAGATGTTCAATTGTTAATTGCATGCTGTATTGCAGACGTATTAAGAGTTTATGCTCCTGAAGCACCTTATAAAGATGCAGATCAG GTGAaaacaatctttttatttttaatcaaacaaCTAGCTGGTTTAAAAGATCCTAAAGATCCAGctttcaaaagatatttttatcttcttgaaAATTTAGCATATGTCAAGTCATTTAACATGTGTTTTGAACTTGAAGACTGTCAAGAAATTTTCTGtgcacttttctctcttatgttTAGAATAGTCAA TGATGAACATTCTGGAAAAGTTAAAAGCTTTATGTTGGATGTCCTCTGTCCACTTATTACTGAATCAGATATTGTCAGTAatgaattattagatattatacttATGAATATTGTAGAACCAAACAAAACTCAGAAAAAGAATGCATATTTACTTGCTAAAGAATTAGTAATTAAATGCAGTGATACATTGGAACCATATATTCAAGCA TTTTTCAATCATGTGTTGATCttgggaaaagaagaaaaaagtttacaaatttgtaaaaaagtttATGACTTGATTTATGAGTTAAATCATATCTGTCCAAGCGTCTTGTTGTCCGTCCTTCCACAATTagaatgtaaattaaaatcttCATCGGAAACAGAAAGATTAGGTGCAGTAGCACTATTGGCAAGAATGTTTTCAGAAAAAGGATCTCAATTAGCTGTTCAACATACACAATTATGGAGAGCATTCTTGGGAAGATTTAATGACATAAGTGTTTCCATTCGTATTAAATGTGTCCAGTATTcaatgcattttttattaaatcatccAGAACTTAGGAAGGATATAACTGATACTTTGAAATTAAGACAACATGACGCTGATGAAAGTGTTAGATATGAAGTAGTTATGGCTATAGTAACAACTGCTAGGAGAGATTTTGAAGTTGTCTCAGATAGCGAAGATTTGCTtgaatttgtaaaagaaagaactctGGATAAGAAG tttaaaattagaaaagaagcAATGGCAGGTCTTGCTATGATATATAAGAAACACCTGAATGACTCAGACGTGCCACAGGCTACAAAAAAGGCCGTTACTTggataaaagacaaaatattGCATGGTTATTATATGGCAAGTATGGAGGACAGATTATTGGTAGAAAGACTATTAAACACATGCTTAGTTCCCTATCAGTTACCAGCagaggaaagaatgaaaaagttatATCATTTACTTGGTACAATTGATGATCATGCATCTAAAGCTTTTGTAGAATTGCAAAAACATCAACTCGC TGTCAGAAGAGCTGTTGTTGAATGgttagaaattataaaacgacCAGAAGCTACAAACGAATTAATGACAAAGATTCATCAAATTTCACGTTTTTTGCCTGATCCCATGAAGGTACaggaatttttacaaaaattcaaTGGACACATGAAAAAAGATTCAGCATTGTTACAAGGCATGGAAACAATTGTTCAGCCTAATGTTTCCTGCAAAGAGTGTGCTGATACAATAAGTttagttttgaaaaaattggGTCAACCAGTAatgacaaatttatattataatacaataaagatGTTATTGGAAAGAGTGAGCTCTGTTATGATCGATGAAGAAGCAATCAGG GTTTTAATAGGATATGTATTAGATTGTTTAAAGGGAGGTAATGTAATTGAAGAAGTTGGTTTGAATCCAAATAACGCTGGTGAAAAGGGCTTAAGACTGCTAGTT ATGTTGTCTTTCGTATTTGGCCCACATTTTCTTCATAATGATATCTTAATGCAATTGGTACATCTTTTAGAATTAGAGGATGAGATGGTAGGACCACTTGTCCTATCAATCTTTACATTTTTAGGAAAATATAAACCTTTATGCGAGGTAGCACCTGATATTATGAATCTTATGGTACCAATCTGCAAAAACTTTGCTGAAACAGGGACTCCAAAACAAGCGAAACAAGCTGTTAGGTGTTTGTTTGTTAATATGACCAATATtcacgataaaatttttccagaaatcattgaaagaattaaaatgacATTGACACCCACATCAGAATTTTATCGAACTTCTATAGTTACATTAGGTCATATAGCATATAATTTGCCAGATAAATATcaagtacaaataaaaaatatggtaTCCagaaaa aTTGTTAAAGAACTGCTTGTAAAAGAAAGTAGTGAACAAACAGCTGATACTATTGATGGAGAGTGGTGCCGTGAAGATCAGCTTCCTGAAGAAACACGTTGCCGATTAGAAGGTTTGAAGTGCATGGCACGTTGGTTGTTGGGTTTGAAAACTGACGTTTTGTCTGCACAGAAAACGTTTAGGATGTTGAATGCATTTGTTGTAAATAAGGGTGATCTTTTACAACAAGGACGTTTAAGTAAAGCTGAGATGAGTTGGTTACGTTTACAGGCTGGTTGTTCaatgttaaaaatttgtgAACAGAAAGGGGTTGGCGATCAATTCACAGcagaacaattttataatctttctcAACTTATGGTG gATGAAGTTCCTCAAGTTAGGGAAGCCTTTGGTAGTAAATTACATAAAGGACTTGGTAGAGGAATACCAAACAAATGTTTACCATTAGACTTTATGGGATATTATGCTTTGGCAGGCAAAGAGCAAGATAAAAGATTGAAATGTTTATTGAAAACATATATGCAAACtgatataaacaaaagaagGGATTACGTTAAAACGTTGTCATTGGGTACTGTAGAACGGGCCATGGGTAAGAGACTAAATA GTCAACTACCACACATTTTGCCCGATTATATGTTAGTTTTTGCAGTTCCCATTCTAGCACATGATCCTGAATTTACAAGTCACCTAATAGTTAGTCAGTTAAAAGTCATACAACAATGTCTATGGTTTATACTTGAGCCACTCATTACaaagaatgaatattattgttatggGTTTTATAAAAACCTTATAGAGCGTATGAAAAGTCATAAAGATGCATTGAAACCAGAAGACAACAATATGAATTAT AAATTGTGGGCAGTATGTGATTTAGCTATGAACGTGATATACACTAAAACAACTAATTTTGATATGAAAGAATTTCCAAGTGAAACACGCATACCTACGATGTACTTTAAACGAACGGATGAATTAgctaatacaaaaaattatctacCAGCAGAAATGCAAATAAACATGACCAGTACTAAGGGAAAAGGTTCATTACATAATGTACACACAGTAAGCGAAAGACCGCAGCGTAGAGCTAAATctaaacaacaaaaagaagttGGCATTGGTCCCAATGAGACAGATGCAAGG
- the LOC122636657 gene encoding sister chromatid cohesion protein PDS5 homolog B isoform X2, with protein MSEIVYPQGCRSVTEDLGPDELIRRLKTLAHTLQAMGQDEGMYQQYIPLALHLAEEHFLMHQSKDVQLLIACCIADVLRVYAPEAPYKDADQVKTIFLFLIKQLAGLKDPKDPAFKRYFYLLENLAYVKSFNMCFELEDCQEIFCALFSLMFRIVNDEHSGKVKSFMLDVLCPLITESDIVSNELLDIILMNIVEPNKTQKKNAYLLAKELVIKCSDTLEPYIQAFFNHVLILGKEEKSLQICKKVYDLIYELNHICPSVLLSVLPQLECKLKSSSETERLGAVALLARMFSEKGSQLAVQHTQLWRAFLGRFNDISVSIRIKCVQYSMHFLLNHPELRKDITDTLKLRQHDADESVRYEVVMAIVTTARRDFEVVSDSEDLLEFVKERTLDKKFKIRKEAMAGLAMIYKKHLNDSDVPQATKKAVTWIKDKILHGYYMASMEDRLLVERLLNTCLVPYQLPAEERMKKLYHLLGTIDDHASKAFVELQKHQLAVRRAVVEWLEIIKRPEATNELMTKIHQISRFLPDPMKVQEFLQKFNGHMKKDSALLQGMETIVQPNVSCKECADTISLVLKKLGQPVMTNLYYNTIKMLLERVSSVMIDEEAIRVLIGYVLDCLKGGNVIEEVGLNPNNAGEKGLRLLVMLSFVFGPHFLHNDILMQLVHLLELEDEMVGPLVLSIFTFLGKYKPLCEVAPDIMNLMVPICKNFAETGTPKQAKQAVRCLFVNMTNIHDKIFPEIIERIKMTLTPTSEFYRTSIVTLGHIAYNLPDKYQVQIKNMVSRKIVKELLVKESSEQTADTIDGEWCREDQLPEETRCRLEGLKCMARWLLGLKTDVLSAQKTFRMLNAFVVNKGDLLQQGRLSKAEMSWLRLQAGCSMLKICEQKGVGDQFTAEQFYNLSQLMVDEVPQVREAFGSKLHKGLGRGIPNKCLPLDFMGYYALAGKEQDKRLKCLLKTYMQTDINKRRDYVKTLSLGTVERAMGQLPHILPDYMLVFAVPILAHDPEFTSHLIVSQLKVIQQCLWFILEPLITKNEYYCYGFYKNLIERMKSHKDALKPEDNNMNYKLWAVCDLAMNVIYTKTTNFDMKEFPSETRIPTMYFKRTDELANTKNYLPAEMQINMTSTKGKGSLHNVHTVSERPQRRAKSKQQKEVGIGPNETDARLQIGEVECIDAQPAEASETRIQLPGLEEEIEEPPAKRALRESDKVNK; from the exons ATGTCAGAAATTGTTTACCCTCAAGGGTGTAGATCTGTTACTGAAGATCTAGGCCCAGATGAATTGATCAGAAGACTTAAG ACATTGGCTCATACGTTACAAGCTATGGGTCAAGATGAAGGAATGTATCAACAATATATTCCATTAGCTTTGCATTTAGCAgaagaacattttttaatgcATCAAAGTAAAGATGTTCAATTGTTAATTGCATGCTGTATTGCAGACGTATTAAGAGTTTATGCTCCTGAAGCACCTTATAAAGATGCAGATCAG GTGAaaacaatctttttatttttaatcaaacaaCTAGCTGGTTTAAAAGATCCTAAAGATCCAGctttcaaaagatatttttatcttcttgaaAATTTAGCATATGTCAAGTCATTTAACATGTGTTTTGAACTTGAAGACTGTCAAGAAATTTTCTGtgcacttttctctcttatgttTAGAATAGTCAA TGATGAACATTCTGGAAAAGTTAAAAGCTTTATGTTGGATGTCCTCTGTCCACTTATTACTGAATCAGATATTGTCAGTAatgaattattagatattatacttATGAATATTGTAGAACCAAACAAAACTCAGAAAAAGAATGCATATTTACTTGCTAAAGAATTAGTAATTAAATGCAGTGATACATTGGAACCATATATTCAAGCA TTTTTCAATCATGTGTTGATCttgggaaaagaagaaaaaagtttacaaatttgtaaaaaagtttATGACTTGATTTATGAGTTAAATCATATCTGTCCAAGCGTCTTGTTGTCCGTCCTTCCACAATTagaatgtaaattaaaatcttCATCGGAAACAGAAAGATTAGGTGCAGTAGCACTATTGGCAAGAATGTTTTCAGAAAAAGGATCTCAATTAGCTGTTCAACATACACAATTATGGAGAGCATTCTTGGGAAGATTTAATGACATAAGTGTTTCCATTCGTATTAAATGTGTCCAGTATTcaatgcattttttattaaatcatccAGAACTTAGGAAGGATATAACTGATACTTTGAAATTAAGACAACATGACGCTGATGAAAGTGTTAGATATGAAGTAGTTATGGCTATAGTAACAACTGCTAGGAGAGATTTTGAAGTTGTCTCAGATAGCGAAGATTTGCTtgaatttgtaaaagaaagaactctGGATAAGAAG tttaaaattagaaaagaagcAATGGCAGGTCTTGCTATGATATATAAGAAACACCTGAATGACTCAGACGTGCCACAGGCTACAAAAAAGGCCGTTACTTggataaaagacaaaatattGCATGGTTATTATATGGCAAGTATGGAGGACAGATTATTGGTAGAAAGACTATTAAACACATGCTTAGTTCCCTATCAGTTACCAGCagaggaaagaatgaaaaagttatATCATTTACTTGGTACAATTGATGATCATGCATCTAAAGCTTTTGTAGAATTGCAAAAACATCAACTCGC TGTCAGAAGAGCTGTTGTTGAATGgttagaaattataaaacgacCAGAAGCTACAAACGAATTAATGACAAAGATTCATCAAATTTCACGTTTTTTGCCTGATCCCATGAAGGTACaggaatttttacaaaaattcaaTGGACACATGAAAAAAGATTCAGCATTGTTACAAGGCATGGAAACAATTGTTCAGCCTAATGTTTCCTGCAAAGAGTGTGCTGATACAATAAGTttagttttgaaaaaattggGTCAACCAGTAatgacaaatttatattataatacaataaagatGTTATTGGAAAGAGTGAGCTCTGTTATGATCGATGAAGAAGCAATCAGG GTTTTAATAGGATATGTATTAGATTGTTTAAAGGGAGGTAATGTAATTGAAGAAGTTGGTTTGAATCCAAATAACGCTGGTGAAAAGGGCTTAAGACTGCTAGTT ATGTTGTCTTTCGTATTTGGCCCACATTTTCTTCATAATGATATCTTAATGCAATTGGTACATCTTTTAGAATTAGAGGATGAGATGGTAGGACCACTTGTCCTATCAATCTTTACATTTTTAGGAAAATATAAACCTTTATGCGAGGTAGCACCTGATATTATGAATCTTATGGTACCAATCTGCAAAAACTTTGCTGAAACAGGGACTCCAAAACAAGCGAAACAAGCTGTTAGGTGTTTGTTTGTTAATATGACCAATATtcacgataaaatttttccagaaatcattgaaagaattaaaatgacATTGACACCCACATCAGAATTTTATCGAACTTCTATAGTTACATTAGGTCATATAGCATATAATTTGCCAGATAAATATcaagtacaaataaaaaatatggtaTCCagaaaa aTTGTTAAAGAACTGCTTGTAAAAGAAAGTAGTGAACAAACAGCTGATACTATTGATGGAGAGTGGTGCCGTGAAGATCAGCTTCCTGAAGAAACACGTTGCCGATTAGAAGGTTTGAAGTGCATGGCACGTTGGTTGTTGGGTTTGAAAACTGACGTTTTGTCTGCACAGAAAACGTTTAGGATGTTGAATGCATTTGTTGTAAATAAGGGTGATCTTTTACAACAAGGACGTTTAAGTAAAGCTGAGATGAGTTGGTTACGTTTACAGGCTGGTTGTTCaatgttaaaaatttgtgAACAGAAAGGGGTTGGCGATCAATTCACAGcagaacaattttataatctttctcAACTTATGGTG gATGAAGTTCCTCAAGTTAGGGAAGCCTTTGGTAGTAAATTACATAAAGGACTTGGTAGAGGAATACCAAACAAATGTTTACCATTAGACTTTATGGGATATTATGCTTTGGCAGGCAAAGAGCAAGATAAAAGATTGAAATGTTTATTGAAAACATATATGCAAACtgatataaacaaaagaagGGATTACGTTAAAACGTTGTCATTGGGTACTGTAGAACGGGCCATGG GTCAACTACCACACATTTTGCCCGATTATATGTTAGTTTTTGCAGTTCCCATTCTAGCACATGATCCTGAATTTACAAGTCACCTAATAGTTAGTCAGTTAAAAGTCATACAACAATGTCTATGGTTTATACTTGAGCCACTCATTACaaagaatgaatattattgttatggGTTTTATAAAAACCTTATAGAGCGTATGAAAAGTCATAAAGATGCATTGAAACCAGAAGACAACAATATGAATTAT AAATTGTGGGCAGTATGTGATTTAGCTATGAACGTGATATACACTAAAACAACTAATTTTGATATGAAAGAATTTCCAAGTGAAACACGCATACCTACGATGTACTTTAAACGAACGGATGAATTAgctaatacaaaaaattatctacCAGCAGAAATGCAAATAAACATGACCAGTACTAAGGGAAAAGGTTCATTACATAATGTACACACAGTAAGCGAAAGACCGCAGCGTAGAGCTAAATctaaacaacaaaaagaagttGGCATTGGTCCCAATGAGACAGATGCAAGG